The Vicia villosa cultivar HV-30 ecotype Madison, WI linkage group LG1, Vvil1.0, whole genome shotgun sequence genome includes a region encoding these proteins:
- the LOC131605524 gene encoding protein JINGUBANG-like: MFPSSATPLSPHSSIHPHSALSTIMNDFTTFLHLQHKQKPLMQPFNYQYLTSIKTLTPHITCLAVHRNLLYAASLNLINVFDLSSNYTLIDTFNETSTSGFVKSITFTGSRVFTAHQDCKIRIWHITSSKQHCLVSSLPTVKDRLRRCIVPKNYVTVRRHRKSLWIKHNDTVSGLAVNEKEKLMYSVSWDKSFKIWDLSSGYYRCLESFHAHDDAINAVVVSEDGTVYTASADGSIKAWKMDNKVKRYSFVSVGKQKPTVNALAMNGDGKVLFSGGSDGTICRWENNNKKKCEENKNVVLMETLRGHSGAILCLVNVNELLMSGSADHTVRIWWRERRDGGYCCRGVLEGHEKPVKSLVVTSGGGEEDDGVVKLFSGSLDGEIRVWECLV; the protein is encoded by the coding sequence ATGTTCCCTTCCTCAGCAACTCCTTTGTCTCCTCACTCTTCCATCCATCCTCATTCTGCACTCTCCACCATAATGAATGACTTCACCACCTTCCTCCACCTCCAACACAAACAAAAACCCCTCATGCAACCCTTCAACTACCAATATCTCACTTCCATCAAAACCCTAACACCTCATATCACTTGTCTCGCAGTCCACCGTAACCTTCTCTACGCCGCATCTCTTAACCTCATCAACGTCTTCGATCTCTCCTCCAATTACACCCTCATCGACACCTTCAACGAAACCTCCACTTCAGGTTTCGTAAAATCCATCACGTTTACCGGTTCAAGAGTCTTCACTGCTCACCAAGACTGTAAAATTCGAATCTGGCATATTACATCTTCAAAACAGCACTGTCTTGTTTCCTCACTTCCCACCGTTAAAGACCGGTTGCGCCGCTGCATCGTGCCTAAAAACTACGTGACTGTTCGACGTCACCGGAAGAGTCTTTGgatcaaacataatgatacggtgtCTGGTTTAGCAGTAAACGAGAAAGAGAAACTCATGTATTCTGTTTCTTGGGATAAAAGTTTCAAGATATGGGACTTGTCTTCCGGTTATTACCGGTGTTTGGAGTCTTTTCACGCGCACGATGACGCCATTAACGCTGTTGTTGTTTCGGAGGACGGTACTGTTTACACGGCTTCGGCTGATGGGAGCATCAAGGCTTGGAAGATGGATAATAAGGTGAAACGGTATTCTTTTGTGAGTGTAGGGAAGCAGAAACCAACTGTTAATGCGTTGGCGATGAACGGCGATGGGAAGGTTTTATTTTCCGGCGGGAGTGACGGGACGATATGCCGGTGGGAGAATAATAATAAGAAGAAGTGTGAGGAAAACAAGAACGTGGTGTTGATGGAAACGTTGAGGGGTCATAGTGGGGCGATACTATGTTTGGTGAACGTGAATGAATTGTTGATGAGTGGGTCAGCGGATCATACGGTGAGGATTTGGTGGAGGGAAAGAAGAGATGGTGGTTATTGTTGTAGGGGAGTGTTGGAAGGACATGAAAAACCGGTGAAGTCGTTAGTAGTAACTTCGGGTGGTGGTGAAGAGGATGATGGGGTGGTTAAGCTGTTTAGTGGAAGCCTTGACGGGGAGATTAGAGTGTGGGagtgtttggtttga
- the LOC131636716 gene encoding autophagy-related protein 16-like → MAKACKSQEEVAIEAINHALKALRKRHLLEEAAHTPAILALSKPIVIQGSEWKEKTENLELELQQCYKAQSRLSEQLVTEVAESRVSKSLLQEKEAAIAEMQKELTELRDECAQLKTDLEQKVKEVELVVCENSELKSQLKEVTITANKAEAENKMLIDRWMLEKMKDAERLNEANALYEDMVQRLRASGLEQLAREQVDGIVRRSEEGAEFFSESNIPSMCKYRLNAHEGGCASLLFEYNSSKLITGGQDRSVKVWDTNTGSVSSNLHGCLGSVLDLAITHDNRSVIAASSSNNLYVWDLNSGRVRHTLTGHSDKVCAVDVSKVSSRHVVSAGYDRTIKVWDLMKGYCTNTIMFHSNCNALCFSTDGQTIFSGHVDGNLRLWDIQSGRLLSEVAAHSLAVTSISLSRNGNIALTSGRDNLHNLFDVRTLEVCGTLRASGNKVASNWSRSCISPDNNHVAAGSADGSVHIWSISKGDIVSTLKEHTSSVLCSSWSGMGKPLASADRNGIVSIWS, encoded by the exons ATGGCAAAAGCTTGCAAATCGCAAGAAGAAGTTGCGATTGAAGCAATCAATCATGCTTTGAAAGCTCTTCGGAAACGCCATTTGCTCGAAGAAGCCGCTCACACTCCTGCTATTCTCGCACTATCAAAACCCATCGTTATCCAG GGCTCTGAATGGAAAGAGAAAACAGAGAACTTGGAATTGGAACTTCAGCAATGCTATAAAGCTCAATCTCGGTTGTCCGAGCAACTTGTTACGGAAGTAGCTGAGTCCAGAGTTTCAAAATCTTTGCTTCAAGAGAAAGAAGCTGCAATTGCTGAAATGCAGAAGGAGTTAACAGAATTAAG GGATGAGTGCGCTCAATTAAAGACGGATTTGGAACAAAAGGTTAAAGAAGTAGAATTAGTTGTGTGTGAGAATTCAGAACTTAAATCACAACTGAAGGAGGTGACTATTACAGCCAATAAAGCTGAGGCTGAAAATAAGATGTTGATTGACCGCTGGATGTTAGAAAAAATGAAGGATGCTGAACGACTAAATGAG GCAAATGCACTGTACGAAGACATGGTTCAGCGGCTAAGAGCTAGTGGTCTAGAACAACTTGCAAGGGAACAGGTAGATGGGATTGTTCGGCGAAGTGAAGAAGGTGCTGAATTCTTTTCAGAGTCGAACATCCCTTCCATGTGCAAATACAGGCTAAATGCACATGAAGGAGGTTGTGCATCCTTATTGTTTGAGTACAATTCTAGTAAATTGATTACTGGGGGACAGGATCGTTCAGTTAAAGTGTGGGATACAAATACAGGATCTGTAAGTTCTAATCTTCATGGCTGCCTTGGCTCAGTATTGGATCTTGCTATCACACATGATAATCGATCTGTTATTGCTGCAAGCAGCTCAAATAATTTGTATGTATGGGATCTGAACTCGGGCCGGGTCCGTCATACCCTTACTGGACACTCAGATAAAGTTTGCGCTGTTGATGTCAGCAAGGTTTCAAGTCGTCATGTTGTCAGTGCAGGTTATGACCGCACAATAAAAGTTTGGGACTTGATGAAAGGTTACTGCACAAATACAATCATGTTTCACAGCAACTGCAATGCTCTTTGCTTCAGCACAGACGGGCAGACCATATTCTCTGGACACGTTGATGGTAACCTCCGTTTATGGGACATTCAGTCCGGAAGGCTACTAAGTGAGGTTGCTGCGCATTCGCTTGCCGTCACATCAATATCCCTTTCTCGAAACGGAAATATTGCATTGACAAGTGGAAGGGATAATTTGCACAATTTGTTTGATGTTCGAACGCTGGAAGTTTGCGGCACATTAAGAGCTTCAGGAAACAAAGTAGCTTCAAATTGGAGTCGATCGTGTATCAGCCCAGACAACAATCACGTTGCTGCTGGGTCTGCTGATGGATCTGTTCATATATGGTCAATATCTAAAGGTGACATTGTGAGTACTCTGAAGGAGCATACTTCTTCGGTTCTCTGTTCTAGTTGGAGTGGAATGGGAAAACCTTTAGCGTCAGCTGACAGGAATGGGATTGTTTCCATCTGGTCATAA